One window of the Candidatus Dependentiae bacterium genome contains the following:
- the ligD gene encoding non-homologous end-joining DNA ligase, with amino-acid sequence MSNKQSINVGKYIIELSNEDKILFPKSKITKGDLINYYDRIAPVMIPYVKDRPLTMRRFPDGIATEGFYQKDIPDYFPSWIKSIAIKKSQGGTTAYVLCNHDATLVYIANQASIEQHIWLSRVSKLNYPDRMIFDLDPSGKASFTLVKWTAKTIKKLLDDLELTVFVMTTGSRGLHVVVPLKPVESYARVKNFAQEIAQYLVEQYPDKLTREIRKNKRGNRIFLDTLRNDYGHHGVAPYSVRAKEGAPIATPIEWNELVGLSSAQKFTIKNIFSRLSKKKDPWHIINKHTQTLTNARKKLKKIKGD; translated from the coding sequence ATGAGTAACAAGCAAAGTATAAATGTTGGCAAATACATAATAGAATTAAGCAACGAAGATAAAATTTTATTTCCCAAAAGCAAGATTACCAAAGGTGATCTGATTAATTATTATGATCGTATTGCGCCTGTTATGATTCCATATGTTAAAGATCGTCCTTTGACTATGCGTAGATTTCCCGATGGTATTGCGACCGAAGGATTTTACCAAAAAGATATACCGGATTATTTCCCAAGTTGGATTAAAAGTATTGCCATAAAAAAATCACAAGGTGGTACGACTGCTTATGTGTTATGTAACCATGATGCAACGCTTGTGTACATTGCAAATCAAGCATCGATTGAGCAACATATTTGGTTAAGTAGGGTATCAAAGCTTAATTATCCTGATCGTATGATTTTTGATCTTGACCCATCGGGTAAAGCATCGTTTACGCTAGTCAAATGGACTGCAAAGACAATCAAAAAATTATTAGATGATTTGGAGCTTACGGTGTTTGTGATGACCACCGGTTCACGTGGTCTGCACGTAGTTGTGCCACTCAAGCCAGTAGAATCATATGCACGGGTAAAAAATTTTGCGCAGGAAATTGCGCAGTATTTGGTTGAACAATATCCAGATAAGTTAACACGTGAAATACGCAAAAACAAACGTGGTAACAGAATTTTCTTAGACACACTACGTAATGATTATGGGCATCATGGGGTAGCGCCATATTCAGTACGTGCAAAGGAGGGTGCACCAATAGCAACACCCATTGAGTGGAATGAATTAGTTGGTTTATCATCAGCACAAAAATTTACCATCAAGAATATATTCAGTAGATTGAGCAAAAAAAAGGACCCATGGCATATCATAAACAAACATACACAAACGTTAACGAATGCGCGTAAAAAATTAAAAAAAATAAAAGGAGATTAA
- a CDS encoding DoxX family protein produces the protein MIEVIKIIVQQNNWAQDLGLCVIRIAIGLIFVKHGSLKIARGMQELAWTGEQMKYLGITFAPLFWGIMAMLAEFVGGVCLTLGLGTRLVSPFLAFTMLVAVLYHVGKRDPWGYISHPLALLFVFVGLTIAGSGTYSLDHFWFGR, from the coding sequence GTGATCGAAGTGATAAAAATTATTGTCCAACAAAACAACTGGGCGCAAGATCTTGGATTGTGTGTTATACGTATAGCGATTGGGCTTATATTTGTAAAACATGGCTCTTTAAAAATAGCGCGTGGCATGCAAGAGCTCGCATGGACTGGTGAGCAAATGAAGTATCTGGGTATTACGTTTGCTCCTTTATTCTGGGGAATTATGGCTATGCTGGCGGAGTTTGTTGGCGGTGTTTGCTTGACGCTTGGATTAGGTACACGCCTTGTAAGCCCATTTTTGGCTTTTACTATGCTCGTTGCGGTGCTGTATCATGTTGGCAAACGTGATCCGTGGGGATACATTTCTCATCCATTAGCATTACTTTTTGTGTTTGTTGGTCTTACCATTGCCGGTAGTGGTACCTATTCATTGGATCATTTCTGGTTTGGCCGTTGA